One window of the Arthrobacter sp. D5-1 genome contains the following:
- a CDS encoding NADP-dependent malic enzyme: MSIETIATDNDALVLTEEEIFAAHEGGKLTISSTVPLNNKRDLSIAYTPGVAQVSRAIHANPELARTHTWAERLVVVVSDGTAVLGLGNIGPSASLPVMEGKSALFKSFGDLDSIPLVLNTTNVDEIIETLVRLRPSFGAVNLEDISAPRCFELEERLIEALDCPVMHDDQHGTAVVVLAALTNAAKVTQRELAGLKVVVSGAGAAGIAIAEILLAVGIKDVILLDSKGVVNADRADLAADPGSVKARMAQRTNPRGITGGPGEGLTGADVFVGVSSSKLDEEHLKLMNDQSIVFALSNPDPEVLPEVAQKYAAVVATGRSDFPNQINNVLAFPGIFRGALDAKARRITPAMKIAAANAIAELAAEDLSADYIVPSPLDARVAPAVTAAVAAAVAE, from the coding sequence GTGTCCATTGAGACAATTGCTACAGACAACGACGCCCTGGTACTGACCGAAGAAGAGATCTTCGCAGCCCACGAAGGCGGCAAGCTGACCATTTCCAGCACCGTGCCGCTGAACAACAAGCGCGACCTTTCCATCGCCTACACCCCCGGAGTCGCGCAGGTCAGCCGCGCAATCCACGCCAACCCCGAGCTTGCCCGCACCCACACCTGGGCCGAGCGCCTGGTTGTTGTGGTCAGCGACGGCACCGCGGTCCTTGGCCTCGGCAACATCGGCCCCAGCGCCTCCCTGCCGGTCATGGAAGGCAAGTCTGCCCTGTTCAAGTCCTTCGGGGACCTCGACTCCATCCCGCTGGTCCTCAACACCACCAACGTGGACGAGATCATTGAGACCCTGGTCCGCTTGCGCCCCAGCTTCGGCGCCGTGAACCTTGAAGACATCTCCGCTCCCCGCTGCTTCGAACTCGAAGAGCGCCTCATCGAAGCCCTCGACTGCCCGGTCATGCACGATGACCAGCACGGCACCGCCGTCGTGGTTCTTGCAGCCCTGACCAACGCCGCCAAGGTGACCCAGCGCGAACTCGCCGGCCTCAAGGTTGTTGTTTCCGGTGCGGGCGCCGCCGGCATCGCCATTGCCGAAATTCTTCTTGCTGTTGGCATCAAGGACGTCATCCTGCTCGACTCCAAGGGCGTGGTCAACGCTGACCGTGCCGATCTTGCGGCAGACCCCGGCAGCGTCAAGGCCCGCATGGCCCAGCGCACCAACCCCCGTGGCATCACCGGCGGCCCGGGCGAGGGACTGACGGGCGCAGACGTCTTTGTGGGCGTCTCCTCCTCCAAGTTGGACGAAGAGCACTTGAAGCTCATGAACGATCAGTCGATTGTGTTCGCGCTGTCCAACCCGGACCCGGAAGTTCTCCCTGAGGTTGCCCAGAAGTACGCGGCCGTTGTTGCCACCGGTCGCAGCGACTTCCCGAACCAGATCAACAACGTTCTGGCCTTCCCCGGAATCTTCCGTGGTGCACTCGATGCCAAGGCCCGCCGCATCACGCCCGCCATGAAGATCGCCGCAGCCAACGCCATCGCTGAGCTGGCCGCTGAAGACCTTTCCGCGGACTACATCGTGCCGAGCCCGCTGGATGCCCGCGTGGCACCGGCCGTCACCGCGGCAGTTGCTGCCGCCGTGGCTGAATAG
- a CDS encoding TetR/AcrR family transcriptional regulator, with translation MPASNSLEPYSLDLTTGLPRMAAAPTTPRQQLRYARILKTAAGFAQRQFDTLSLSDVAARADIPLGTLYRYFPSTAHLMLAVYRQQLRELRDGVRRREGKGHALAGLMMEIFHLRVMQPGVEHCLIRPAGKDDDTAQLLREIDALSEEVVGSLSKDTGQDSVRARILLHLVSGLVQAVRCRRLSLFEAEKDLKKACSLLTGE, from the coding sequence ATGCCCGCCTCAAACTCACTGGAACCGTATTCCCTTGACCTGACCACGGGGTTGCCCCGTATGGCTGCCGCGCCCACCACCCCGCGGCAGCAGCTGCGTTATGCCCGCATCCTGAAGACTGCTGCGGGTTTTGCCCAAAGGCAGTTCGATACGTTGAGCCTTTCCGACGTCGCGGCCAGGGCTGATATCCCGCTCGGCACGCTGTACCGCTACTTTCCCTCCACAGCCCACCTGATGCTGGCCGTGTACAGGCAGCAGCTGCGGGAGCTTCGGGATGGCGTCCGTCGCCGCGAAGGTAAAGGTCACGCGCTCGCGGGTTTGATGATGGAAATCTTCCATCTGAGGGTCATGCAGCCGGGGGTGGAGCACTGTTTGATCCGTCCTGCAGGCAAGGACGACGACACCGCACAGTTGCTGCGCGAGATCGATGCGTTGTCCGAGGAGGTGGTGGGTTCGCTCAGCAAGGACACCGGCCAGGATTCCGTGCGTGCCAGGATCCTGCTCCACCTCGTTAGTGGACTTGTCCAAGCCGTTCGATGCCGACGGTTGTCGCTCTTTGAAGCCGAAAAAGATCTGAAGAAAGCCTGCTCGCTGCTGACCGGAGAATGA
- a CDS encoding VCBS repeat-containing protein, with translation MGTFRRRMAAALLTAAVAAMALSPLPASAAQSSGPDPVLSGEAFVGGKLTVDIGPYTFYGCGGGKGPDFTIYWTRDGFLVAGETARTYALQPDDTGARMAAHVTASKTACSGDSLHSDETKPVGAANRAAGFTGRSYELLARGTDGALQLYGRKGSAWEAARTVGWGWNIFNLTFSPGDFNGDGKGDVIAKDSAGTLYLYAGDGTGGWKPAQTIGKGWNVFDTIVSPGDFNGDGHNDVLAREPGGALYLYPGNGSGGWLARTAVGQGWQMMDALLTPGDFNGDGNVDVLARDRSGYLYFYGGNGAGGWTRSWLIGVGWNTLKAAGAAGDFDNDGFNDVYGVDQQGRLVIYYGNGRTGWRGSEIAGHGWNGFTAIF, from the coding sequence ATGGGGACATTTCGACGCCGGATGGCAGCAGCGCTGCTGACCGCAGCTGTGGCGGCCATGGCACTGAGTCCGCTCCCGGCGTCGGCCGCCCAAAGCAGCGGACCCGATCCCGTCCTCAGTGGAGAGGCGTTCGTCGGCGGCAAGCTCACCGTAGACATCGGCCCGTATACGTTCTACGGCTGCGGCGGCGGCAAGGGACCGGACTTCACCATCTACTGGACCAGGGACGGATTCCTGGTGGCCGGCGAGACAGCCCGGACTTACGCGCTGCAGCCCGACGACACCGGGGCCCGGATGGCCGCCCATGTCACCGCCAGCAAGACGGCCTGCAGCGGCGATTCCCTGCACAGCGACGAAACCAAACCCGTGGGCGCCGCCAACCGGGCGGCCGGGTTCACGGGCAGGAGCTACGAGTTGCTGGCCCGCGGCACCGACGGCGCCTTGCAACTCTACGGCCGCAAGGGAAGCGCATGGGAAGCGGCACGGACGGTGGGCTGGGGTTGGAACATCTTCAACCTGACCTTCTCGCCGGGCGACTTCAACGGCGACGGCAAGGGCGATGTGATCGCCAAGGACTCTGCAGGAACCCTGTATCTCTATGCCGGCGACGGAACCGGTGGATGGAAACCGGCACAGACCATTGGCAAGGGCTGGAACGTCTTCGACACGATCGTGAGCCCCGGAGACTTCAACGGCGATGGCCACAACGACGTCCTGGCCCGCGAACCCGGCGGCGCTCTTTACCTGTACCCGGGCAATGGTTCGGGGGGCTGGTTGGCGAGGACCGCCGTCGGGCAGGGCTGGCAGATGATGGATGCGCTGCTGACGCCGGGGGACTTCAACGGCGACGGCAACGTGGACGTACTGGCCCGGGACCGCAGCGGATATCTCTACTTCTACGGCGGCAACGGTGCCGGCGGATGGACGAGGTCATGGTTGATCGGGGTCGGCTGGAACACGCTGAAAGCAGCGGGTGCCGCCGGGGACTTCGACAATGACGGTTTCAACGATGTTTATGGCGTCGATCAGCAGGGTCGATTGGTGATCTACTACGGCAACGGGCGCACCGGATGGCGCGGGTCTGAGATCGCCGGTCATGGTTGGAACGGATTCACAGCGATCTTCTAG